The nucleotide sequence CTGCGGAGCGCCGAGCGGCGTGCTCAACCAGGGCGTGTATCAGCGTGGCGCCCGCAGCACGCCACGGCTTGCCTGGGTCCGCGATGCCGTCACCAGAGCGGGCGTCTCCGGCGTGCCGGTCGACACACAACTGCCAGCGGCCACGCGGGTCCCCTGGGATCTCGACGTCAGGGCGATTCGAAGCGGGCGCCACGAACTCGACGACTATTTCCGCCGGTGCACTTTCCTTGGATTCGGCCGCCGATATCCACGTCACCGTAGCGAGCGGAGTCGGAATTGCGGGTCCTTCGGTCATTTCACCTCGCATGCCAGGGCCCCGTGAACCATTGGGTGAACCAGCGGAACACAGGGCCCAGATGATCGGGGCTGGCGATCAGCAATTCAGCTGGTCACAGTCTTCAGCGCCTCTCCCAGATTAGCGGCTTCGTCTGGCGTTAGCTCGACGACTAGTCGCCCACCACCCTCAAGCGGCACACGCATTACGATCCCGCGCCCCTCCTTGGTTGCCTCGAGAGGACCGTCACCAGTCCGGGGCTTCATCGCCGCCATCTCTGCTCCCTCCAAAATCTGTGCACATTCCGCTGACGGCGGAATAGCCGAGTCAGACACTTAGTCTAATCGTGCCGCCGCCGAGCCCGGGAACCTGTCCCGCCCTGGCGCTGGCGCTGTACGCTCCTCATTCTCCCCTGAACAGCTTAGTTCCGCGCAGCACGACACCGCACATCCGGCCGATCTGCATCACTCAGGGAGGGCTATTCAGTCGTACCGGGCAGGTTTCCAGGTGGTCGTCGACCATTCCGGTAGCTTGCATAAGTGCGTAGGCAGTAGTCGGCCCAATGAATGTGAAGCCACGGCTCTTGAGAGTTTTTGCCATTGCCGTCGATTCAGCCGTTACAGCGGGAATTTCCGCGATTTCACGTAAACGGCGCGGCCGCGGTGGTGGCGCAAATGACCACAGCAACTCGTCTAGATCGCAATCCAGGTCAAGAACACGGGAAGCATTATTTACGCAAGCGGCAATTTTTCGTTTGTTCCTGACAATGCCGGAGTCATCGAGCAAGCGTTCGATGTCATTCGGTCCGAATTGCGCAACTGTCTCGACATGAAACTGAGCGAATGCCACGCGAAAGGCCTCACGTTTTCGGAGGATGGTGATCCAGGACAGTCCCGACTGGAACGCTTCGAGGCAAAGCCGCTCGAAGAGCGCGTCCCGCCCATGCAGCGGCCTGCCCCATTCCTCATCGTGGTACTGCTCATAGAGCGGATCTCCTTGGGCCCAAGAGCAACGCTGCATGGGGATCTGCCCGCCGTTCAGCGACATCGCGACCCCCGCGCCTCGTCGAGCTCGGCGCGCAGGTTATCGATCTCCGCCGCCAGACGGTCGAGCGCCCAGTCCACCTCCGATGCCTTGTAGCCGCGTAGTACTTGCTGAAACGTCAGCTCGCGGACGTCATCTCCGTGAATTTCGGTCAACGGGAGCGCTGTAGGTGTAGTGCCCGGTGGTAGCGGTGGCAGCGCTTCGCCGCGCCCGAAGACGAGCGCGGCGAGCAAGAAGAACACACCCGCCACACCGGCGAGGATCAGGACATAAAGCAGAGCGGTTGTCACGCTCTCATCTTGCCCCGATCATGGAGTTCATGCGCAAGGCGTACGAGAGGGGGCCTGTCCTCGAGGTCCACAGTCGAGGTCACTGAAGAGAATGACTCTCCGGCCGGCAGGTACTGGGTGAGCCCAACTCCTGAATCCGTGACACCAACCCGCTCGAGCATCGTCGCCAGTATCTGGCGGCTCATAAAGCCCAGATCGGTTAGCGGCCGATTGCGATGCTTCCGGACACCTAGGTTCACCTGAGCTATCGCATCGATTCCCCATTGATGATAGGTGTCAAGCAGGAGCCCAATTTCCACACCGTAACCGGGGGCGAAGGGCACCGACTCGAGCAGTTCGCGTGTACCGGCGTACTCACCGCCTAGAGGCTGGAATACCGCCGAAAGCTCCGGGCGCAGCGCGGTGAGCATCGGTCGTGCAACAAGCTCGGTAACGCGGCCGCCACCGTGAAAATGCTCTGCATCGCCATCGAGCAGTGGCCGCCGGTAGAAGCCTTTCACAAGGTGTATTCCGCGAGTCGTCAGCAGCGGTCCTAACAGTCGCGGTACGAACATCGGGTCCGGGTCGATGAGGTCAGAGTCGATGAACACGATGATGTCACCGGTGCTTGCAGCCACACCGCGCCACAGCGCTTCACCTTTGCCCGGAAGCGGATCAAGATCGGGCAACGCCTCCTCCCGTGAGAACACGGTGGCACCTGCGGCGCGGGCTACTTCCGCCGTGTCATCGGTCGACCCAGAATCAAGGACGATGAGTTCGTCGACGAGACCGTCGGTCAGCGGGCGGATGGTATCGAGCACACCTGCGACTGAGTCCTCCTCATTGAGGGCAGGCAGCACCACAGAAACCGTCCGGCCGCGTTTCGCGGCGACAAGTTCCGCTACTGTCCACTCCGGCTCAGTCCAGCTGTTGGTCTGCATCCAATCATGGCGCAGCGGTGTGATTGTCATGCGAGACCCCTCACTGTTCGGGCGGGTGGACGTGTTCCTGCTATTGCAGCCACCATGTCGAGAACACGCCGAGTTTGGGCCACCTCATGCACCCGGAACATTCGCGCACCAGACCAGGCTGCTACAGCTGTTGCTGCCAAGGTGCCCTCCAATCTTTCGGTCAGACCCACATCTAGAGTCTCCCCGAT is from Hoyosella subflava DQS3-9A1 and encodes:
- a CDS encoding DUF3117 domain-containing protein; translated protein: MAAMKPRTGDGPLEATKEGRGIVMRVPLEGGGRLVVELTPDEAANLGEALKTVTS
- a CDS encoding DNA-3-methyladenine glycosylase I codes for the protein MSLNGGQIPMQRCSWAQGDPLYEQYHDEEWGRPLHGRDALFERLCLEAFQSGLSWITILRKREAFRVAFAQFHVETVAQFGPNDIERLLDDSGIVRNKRKIAACVNNASRVLDLDCDLDELLWSFAPPPRPRRLREIAEIPAVTAESTAMAKTLKSRGFTFIGPTTAYALMQATGMVDDHLETCPVRLNSPP
- a CDS encoding DivIVA domain-containing protein; translation: MTTALLYVLILAGVAGVFFLLAALVFGRGEALPPLPPGTTPTALPLTEIHGDDVRELTFQQVLRGYKASEVDWALDRLAAEIDNLRAELDEARGSRCR
- a CDS encoding glucosyl-3-phosphoglycerate synthase, translated to MTITPLRHDWMQTNSWTEPEWTVAELVAAKRGRTVSVVLPALNEEDSVAGVLDTIRPLTDGLVDELIVLDSGSTDDTAEVARAAGATVFSREEALPDLDPLPGKGEALWRGVAASTGDIIVFIDSDLIDPDPMFVPRLLGPLLTTRGIHLVKGFYRRPLLDGDAEHFHGGGRVTELVARPMLTALRPELSAVFQPLGGEYAGTRELLESVPFAPGYGVEIGLLLDTYHQWGIDAIAQVNLGVRKHRNRPLTDLGFMSRQILATMLERVGVTDSGVGLTQYLPAGESFSSVTSTVDLEDRPPLVRLAHELHDRGKMRA